One genomic window of Ilyobacter polytropus DSM 2926 includes the following:
- a CDS encoding ferritin-like domain-containing protein: MKIKTLVLGLMVISITAFSNVGASRTDSMNSLSIEQALTYSMEDELMAKAEYDKIISKYGKIRPFVNIIEAEKRHIKYLEPLLEKYNVDYPVITKNTVVLPDSLEEAYRIGVSSEIANIAMYEKLLGNELPEDIKMVFIKLKNSSEKHLRAFERQLTRNK; encoded by the coding sequence ATGAAAATAAAAACTCTTGTATTGGGATTAATGGTTATTTCAATTACTGCTTTTTCTAATGTTGGTGCTTCTAGAACAGATAGTATGAATTCCCTTAGTATAGAACAAGCTCTTACATATTCTATGGAAGACGAACTCATGGCAAAAGCAGAATATGATAAAATAATTTCAAAATACGGTAAAATAAGACCCTTTGTAAATATCATAGAAGCAGAAAAAAGACATATAAAATATCTCGAGCCACTTCTTGAAAAATACAATGTGGACTATCCTGTTATAACAAAAAATACTGTGGTTTTGCCTGACAGTCTAGAAGAAGCTTATCGTATTGGGGTTTCATCTGAAATTGCCAATATTGCTATGTATGAAAAACTTTTGGGAAACGAACTTCCAGAAGACATTAAGATGGTGTTTATAAAACTTAAAAATAGTTCAGAAAAGCATTTAAGAGCTTTTGAAAGACAGCTAACAAGAAATAAATAA
- a CDS encoding L-lactate MFS transporter → MKKREFYIVSGLVMFLCMGTIYSWSVFQKPLVEALKLTYGKNISPTMASMPYTVFLFCYAFSMPVAGRFIKKVNPKALAIGGSLAISFAWILAGFADSIHFIIATYGIIGGIGVGIVYGIPMAVVTEWFPDKKGFAVGLTLLGFGLSPFITAPLANKLIQTFGVFPSFKILGVSFAVILSLLSLTLKFPDKKEDNKTISDNIMLELTPREMMKTTTFYTMWCCFVIGTFSGLMIIGLSSTYAQEIVNLNPAKAAMFTSFFAIFNGIGRPIFGALTDKLGTKKTITLSYLLIITAGVLSLLFKGNIFIFGLSFAIMWLNLGGWLAIVPASTVNLFGKSHYSANYGILFTAYGIGALSQGFVGGYIDEAFGSYFYIFYPVIAACVIGLIISNKFIGENK, encoded by the coding sequence ATGAAAAAAAGAGAATTTTATATTGTGAGCGGTCTTGTAATGTTTCTCTGTATGGGAACTATCTATTCATGGAGTGTTTTTCAAAAGCCTTTAGTAGAGGCATTGAAACTGACTTATGGCAAGAATATATCACCAACTATGGCAAGTATGCCATACACAGTATTCTTATTCTGTTATGCTTTTTCGATGCCTGTAGCTGGGAGGTTTATAAAAAAGGTAAACCCAAAAGCTCTTGCAATAGGTGGGTCATTGGCGATATCTTTTGCCTGGATATTAGCTGGATTTGCTGACAGCATCCACTTTATTATAGCTACTTATGGTATTATTGGCGGTATAGGGGTAGGGATTGTGTACGGAATACCTATGGCAGTAGTTACTGAGTGGTTTCCTGATAAAAAAGGATTTGCTGTGGGACTTACACTTCTTGGATTTGGATTATCTCCTTTTATCACTGCACCACTTGCCAACAAATTAATACAAACCTTTGGAGTTTTTCCTAGTTTCAAAATACTAGGTGTATCATTTGCAGTTATACTGAGTCTGTTATCCTTGACTCTTAAATTTCCAGATAAAAAAGAGGATAACAAAACAATAAGTGATAACATAATGCTCGAGCTTACTCCAAGAGAGATGATGAAAACGACGACATTTTATACAATGTGGTGTTGTTTTGTGATCGGTACTTTTTCTGGACTGATGATTATTGGTTTATCTAGTACCTATGCACAAGAAATTGTAAATTTAAATCCTGCTAAAGCGGCTATGTTTACATCCTTTTTTGCAATTTTTAACGGGATAGGTCGACCGATCTTTGGTGCACTTACAGACAAGCTTGGAACAAAAAAGACCATCACTTTGTCATATTTACTGATAATAACTGCAGGAGTACTTTCTTTACTATTTAAGGGGAATATATTTATATTCGGACTTTCCTTTGCAATTATGTGGTTAAACCTAGGTGGGTGGCTAGCAATTGTTCCAGCCTCTACAGTTAATTTATTTGGAAAAAGTCATTATAGTGCAAATTATGGTATTCTTTTTACGGCCTATGGTATAGGGGCTTTATCCCAAGGATTCGTAGGAGGATATATCGACGAGGCTTTTGGTTCTTATTTTTATATTTTCTATCCTGTAATAGCAGCATGTGTGATCGGACTGATTATTTCTAATAAATTTATAGGTGAAAATAAATAA
- a CDS encoding carbonic anhydrase, which translates to MRYKDLVKKNSDWVKEKVDSDRDYFEKLSSGQKPPFLYIGCSDSRMPIDTFTKSEPGNFFIHRNIANQVFSNDMNLLSVIEYAVESLEVEHIIVSGHYECGGIKSAYKNEGCTDLTGNWLMPIKKLIIQNREELEKIENLDDRLDRITELNVLEQLMHVFKIPFVKNKIVSGKYPKIHGWILDIRNGKIKEIEYPLEKWKKDGIIPLNYEV; encoded by the coding sequence ATGAGATATAAAGATTTGGTTAAAAAAAATAGTGATTGGGTAAAAGAAAAAGTAGACTCTGATAGAGACTACTTTGAAAAATTGTCCAGTGGGCAAAAACCTCCTTTTTTATACATAGGCTGTTCAGACAGTAGAATGCCAATAGACACATTTACAAAATCTGAACCAGGTAACTTTTTTATACACAGAAATATAGCCAATCAGGTATTTTCAAATGATATGAATCTTCTTTCTGTTATAGAATATGCTGTGGAAAGTCTCGAAGTTGAACATATTATAGTCTCAGGTCATTATGAATGTGGTGGAATAAAATCAGCCTATAAAAATGAGGGATGTACAGATCTTACTGGAAATTGGTTGATGCCTATAAAAAAACTAATCATACAAAATAGAGAAGAACTTGAAAAAATTGAAAATCTTGATGATAGATTGGACAGAATCACAGAATTAAATGTTTTGGAACAGCTAATGCATGTTTTTAAAATACCCTTTGTAAAAAACAAAATAGTTTCTGGAAAATATCCAAAGATTCACGGATGGATCTTAGATATCAGGAACGGAAAGATTAAAGAGATCGAATACCCTCTTGAAAAATGGAAAAAAGATGGGATTATTCCACTTAATTATGAAGTTTAA
- a CDS encoding alanyl-tRNA editing protein: MDKITVVSCEKVKNGYKITLEDSPLYQDGKGGQLGDRGSIANKNILSVEKNYILVDGEVQLGENDLFIDYDRRKDIEVQHTAQHLFSAIAYNEYSLNTVGFRMAEEYSTVDLDSKDLTEENIKGIEKMVNNAIKSSIPVETSIVKREEVMTLEGMRKTVSEKVTGDVRIVKIGDLDTNACGGFHVNNICELQIFKILSWEKIKGNYTRFYYIAGNRAIEDYYGKNKLIGKLCQTLSCRENEIITMIDKMVSDKKSSELELRSITQNYAKILAKDLMNNSENINGKKLIFYPENSLVSNFLPKYIDISKYILIFGDSGQFTITSENINCKDFFSFLKTTGQIKGGGNESRVNLKGDISRDLIFQQLKVYLSKL, from the coding sequence ATGGATAAAATTACAGTTGTTTCATGTGAAAAAGTAAAAAATGGATATAAAATAACTCTGGAGGATTCACCCCTATACCAAGACGGTAAGGGTGGTCAGTTAGGAGACAGAGGGAGTATAGCGAACAAAAATATCCTGTCCGTAGAAAAAAATTATATACTTGTAGATGGAGAAGTTCAGTTAGGAGAAAACGATCTTTTTATAGATTATGACAGAAGAAAAGATATAGAGGTACAACACACTGCTCAGCACCTATTCTCGGCTATAGCTTACAATGAGTATTCTTTGAATACAGTTGGCTTCAGAATGGCAGAAGAGTATTCCACAGTGGACTTAGACTCAAAGGATCTCACAGAAGAAAATATAAAAGGCATCGAAAAAATGGTTAATAATGCTATCAAAAGTTCTATTCCTGTAGAAACCTCAATAGTTAAAAGAGAAGAGGTTATGACCTTAGAAGGAATGAGGAAAACAGTGAGTGAGAAGGTTACTGGTGACGTCAGGATAGTAAAGATAGGCGACTTAGATACAAATGCCTGTGGAGGTTTTCACGTAAATAATATTTGTGAGCTGCAAATATTCAAAATCCTGTCATGGGAAAAAATAAAAGGAAATTATACAAGATTTTATTATATAGCAGGAAACAGAGCTATAGAGGATTATTATGGTAAAAATAAACTAATAGGGAAATTATGCCAAACTCTTAGCTGCAGGGAAAATGAAATAATAACCATGATAGATAAGATGGTTTCTGATAAAAAATCTTCAGAACTAGAACTTCGTTCCATTACACAAAATTATGCAAAAATTTTAGCTAAAGATCTTATGAACAATTCAGAAAATATAAATGGAAAGAAACTTATATTTTACCCGGAAAACAGTTTAGTCTCAAACTTTCTTCCAAAATATATAGATATTTCAAAGTATATTTTGATTTTTGGAGATTCAGGACAGTTTACAATCACTTCTGAAAATATAAATTGTAAAGATTTTTTTAGTTTTTTAAAAACAACAGGACAGATAAAAGGTGGGGGAAATGAATCAAGAGTCAATTTAAAAGGTGACATATCAAGAGATCTTATTTTTCAACAGTTGAAAGTATATTTATCTAAGTTGTAA
- the rlmN gene encoding 23S rRNA (adenine(2503)-C(2))-methyltransferase RlmN: MMESTTNLLNLNLKELEDFIVSIGMKKFNGKQIFDWLHGKIIRNIDDMTNISKKNRELLQSKSYIPFLNVVKHKTSKIDYTEKFVFKLEDGNTIETVLLKHKERNTLCISSQVGCPVKCSFCATGLDGFVRNLNVHEILNQVYTVQRRFFKSEGKNITNVVFMGMGEPMLNIENVIKAVDILSDENGMNISKRRITISTSGIIPGIEKLLQEKIPVELAISLHAITNEKRDALIPINRKYPLEDLYTILNEYQKITKRRITFEYVLIDKLNVTQSDADRLAEFMHSFDHVLNLIPYNPVPGNDYERPAPEKIKKFYNYLLNERKVNVTLRHEKGSDIDGACGQLRQSIKK; encoded by the coding sequence ATTATGGAGAGTACAACAAATCTCTTAAATTTAAATTTAAAAGAGTTAGAAGATTTTATTGTTTCTATCGGAATGAAGAAGTTTAATGGTAAGCAGATATTCGACTGGCTTCATGGAAAAATAATAAGAAATATAGACGATATGACAAATATCTCTAAAAAGAACAGAGAACTTCTGCAGTCTAAAAGCTACATTCCTTTTTTAAACGTTGTAAAACACAAAACTTCTAAGATAGATTACACTGAAAAGTTTGTTTTTAAATTAGAGGATGGAAATACAATAGAAACAGTTCTTTTAAAGCATAAAGAGAGAAATACTCTTTGTATTTCATCACAAGTGGGATGTCCTGTAAAATGTAGTTTTTGTGCTACGGGATTAGATGGTTTTGTGAGAAATCTAAATGTACATGAAATCTTAAATCAGGTATATACAGTACAGAGAAGATTTTTCAAAAGTGAAGGAAAGAATATAACAAATGTTGTTTTTATGGGCATGGGAGAACCAATGTTAAACATTGAAAATGTCATTAAAGCAGTGGATATTCTTTCAGATGAAAATGGTATGAATATTTCAAAGAGAAGAATAACTATCTCTACTTCAGGTATTATTCCTGGAATCGAAAAGCTTCTACAGGAAAAAATACCAGTAGAACTTGCAATATCTCTTCATGCAATAACAAACGAGAAGAGAGATGCTTTGATACCTATAAACAGAAAATATCCTTTAGAGGATCTATATACAATACTAAATGAATACCAAAAGATTACAAAGCGAAGGATAACTTTTGAATATGTTCTTATTGACAAGCTGAACGTAACACAAAGTGATGCAGATAGACTTGCTGAATTTATGCATAGTTTTGACCATGTTTTGAACCTTATCCCTTATAATCCAGTTCCTGGAAACGATTACGAGAGACCAGCTCCTGAAAAGATAAAGAAATTTTATAATTATCTTTTAAATGAGAGAAAGGTTAATGTAACTTTAAGACATGAAAAAGGTTCTGATATAGATGGTGCTTGCGGGCAGCTAAGACAGAGCATCAAGAAATAA
- a CDS encoding transglycosylase domain-containing protein — translation MKDNMKKIFKVSILFAFLSIIVVGLISFSLIYSAYKSLPDVGKLVESYTPSVPTIIFDSNDEVIDSIYRERRDTATISEIPENVKNAFVAIEDRRFYTHHGLDPLRLGRAIAVNISQGRAAQGASTITQQLAKNAFLTHEKKLTRKVKEALITLEIERSYTKDEILEKYLNEIYFGAGSYGIKTAARSFFEKDVEDLNLAEGAMLAGMPNRPSLYNPRKNLEQSLRRTKLILNQMKKFNYITEDEYNRALKQKFLLEKDLPENYIADDYTSVIKEKNSRKSLNSPDFTDIVEKRIFEMFDENTIYEGGLKVYTSLDLQMQKAAIETFNNYKLLKEDPKLQGALITIDSNNGYVKSIIAGKNFKTGNFNRATMAKRQVGSSFKPFVYFTALKKGIPMNAVVEDSEIEYKDWKPQNYGGYFSGNITVLQAMEKSVNIVAIKLLEKVGVKSVINTFRKTGVDVDIPYNLSIALGTMSMSPLDLATAYIPFSNGGYKVKPIFISKVLDRYGNVLYESPVEKEKIFASDNVSLIVHMMKNVVANGSGRRARVTDKDGNFVEQGGKTGTTNDYRSAWFAGITPEYVTTLYIGYDDNSPMKKATGGGAAAPLWGEYYQAMINKDAYTPGEFQFMEDHIENGNLITANIDSKTGLLGDSSSISIRKGLFKRGQVPVENNSSYSKGLESFFIGDVTLTDELSADELNEIKNHPDLEEEKIISSDLF, via the coding sequence ATGAAAGATAATATGAAAAAAATATTTAAAGTCTCTATTTTATTTGCTTTTTTATCCATTATTGTTGTAGGGTTAATATCTTTTTCACTTATATATAGTGCTTATAAAAGTCTACCAGATGTAGGGAAGCTTGTGGAATCATATACGCCTTCTGTACCCACAATTATATTTGACAGCAACGATGAGGTAATAGATTCAATATACCGTGAGAGGCGTGATACTGCGACGATTTCAGAAATACCTGAAAATGTAAAAAATGCCTTTGTAGCAATTGAAGACAGAAGATTTTATACACATCATGGCCTAGACCCCCTTAGACTTGGAAGAGCGATAGCTGTCAACATCTCTCAGGGAAGAGCGGCTCAGGGAGCTAGTACAATCACTCAGCAGCTGGCAAAAAATGCTTTTCTGACTCATGAAAAAAAACTTACCAGAAAAGTAAAGGAAGCCCTGATAACCTTAGAGATTGAAAGAAGTTACACAAAAGATGAAATTTTGGAAAAATATCTAAATGAGATATATTTTGGTGCAGGATCATATGGTATAAAAACTGCAGCAAGATCTTTTTTTGAAAAAGATGTAGAAGATCTAAATCTTGCAGAGGGAGCTATGCTAGCAGGAATGCCAAATAGACCATCTCTCTATAACCCAAGAAAAAATTTAGAACAGTCTTTGAGAAGAACTAAGTTAATTTTGAATCAAATGAAAAAATTTAATTATATTACTGAAGATGAGTATAACAGGGCTTTAAAACAAAAATTCCTTCTTGAAAAGGATCTTCCAGAAAATTATATCGCAGATGACTACACCTCTGTGATAAAAGAGAAAAATAGCAGGAAATCTCTTAATTCACCTGATTTTACTGATATAGTTGAAAAAAGAATATTTGAAATGTTTGATGAAAATACAATTTATGAGGGCGGACTGAAAGTTTATACTTCCCTTGATCTGCAGATGCAAAAGGCTGCTATTGAAACTTTTAATAATTACAAGTTGCTAAAAGAAGATCCAAAGTTACAGGGAGCACTTATAACTATAGATTCAAACAACGGTTATGTAAAAAGCATAATAGCTGGGAAAAACTTTAAAACAGGAAATTTCAACAGAGCAACTATGGCAAAAAGACAGGTAGGGTCTTCATTTAAACCTTTTGTATATTTTACTGCTTTAAAGAAAGGGATTCCTATGAATGCAGTTGTAGAGGACTCTGAGATAGAATATAAAGACTGGAAACCCCAGAATTACGGAGGTTACTTTTCAGGGAATATTACTGTTTTGCAAGCTATGGAAAAATCTGTTAATATTGTTGCAATAAAGCTTCTAGAAAAAGTAGGAGTGAAAAGTGTTATAAATACATTTAGAAAAACAGGGGTAGATGTAGATATACCGTATAATCTTTCTATTGCTCTAGGGACAATGAGCATGAGTCCACTAGACCTCGCTACAGCTTATATACCTTTTTCTAACGGAGGTTATAAGGTTAAACCTATATTTATATCAAAAGTTCTAGATAGATATGGAAATGTCCTTTACGAATCACCTGTAGAGAAGGAAAAAATATTTGCCAGTGACAACGTGTCTTTAATCGTTCATATGATGAAAAATGTAGTTGCCAACGGTTCAGGAAGAAGAGCCCGTGTTACTGATAAGGACGGAAACTTCGTGGAGCAGGGAGGTAAAACAGGAACAACCAATGATTATAGATCTGCCTGGTTTGCAGGAATTACTCCTGAGTATGTCACAACTCTTTATATAGGTTATGATGATAATTCACCGATGAAAAAAGCCACAGGTGGAGGAGCAGCTGCACCTCTTTGGGGAGAATATTATCAGGCAATGATAAATAAAGATGCCTATACACCTGGGGAATTTCAGTTTATGGAAGACCATATAGAGAATGGGAATCTCATAACTGCAAATATTGATTCTAAGACTGGATTACTTGGGGATTCCTCTAGCATATCCATAAGAAAAGGACTTTTCAAGCGAGGACAGGTTCCTGTAGAAAATAATAGCAGTTATTCCAAAGGACTTGAAAGTTTCTTTATAGGAGATGTTACACTTACAGATGAACTTTCAGCAGATGAGCTAAACGAGATAAAAAATCATCCTGATTTAGAAGAGGAGAAAATAATCTCCAGTGATCTTTTTTAA
- a CDS encoding DUF1456 family protein, translating to MSNNDIMRGFRYALDIKDSEMVEAFKISGYELTVEDLKNFLKKDSEEGQVKCNDRIMTLFLDGFITLKRGKKEPKEGEVKKPEKKLTNNMILKKMQISLNLRSDDMLKIFKAAGLELSNSELSALFRNKSHKNYMECGDKFMRNFLKGLTITYRG from the coding sequence ATGAGTAATAACGACATTATGAGAGGATTTAGGTATGCTCTAGATATTAAAGATTCAGAGATGGTAGAAGCATTTAAAATTTCGGGTTATGAACTCACAGTGGAGGATTTAAAAAACTTTTTAAAAAAAGACAGTGAAGAAGGGCAGGTTAAATGTAACGATCGTATTATGACTTTGTTCCTAGACGGCTTTATTACTTTGAAAAGAGGTAAAAAAGAACCTAAAGAGGGAGAAGTCAAAAAGCCTGAAAAAAAACTTACTAACAACATGATATTGAAAAAAATGCAGATATCCCTTAACTTAAGAAGTGATGATATGTTGAAAATATTCAAGGCAGCAGGACTAGAACTTTCAAATTCTGAATTATCGGCTTTGTTTAGAAATAAAAGTCATAAAAACTACATGGAATGTGGCGATAAATTTATGAGAAATTTTTTAAAAGGACTTACGATAACATATAGAGGGTAG
- a CDS encoding sugar transferase: MLNIFLITAQILFYFFLNYIFNVENNFIIYTFFIYFVLNIFNGTYSLNNILVWEDLKKQLQLHSEFFVIIVITDFVFLGFQYVWFYLFLSTIFIFFNIFFTNFIKNHFWKYLKKKILVIGTGITAKHFAKLIKIHHSSMYKLIGFVQISDQCDVPESQVVCKYSELLDFLKTNPIDQVIVALPGTDLKDLNWRKISNDLDGHIKKLKFIPDNNGIFNLNSQIQDYDGLLLITATQQIHSKFRNFIKRIMDVLLSLGGILILGILIVIFSKKIKKDGGPLFFKHTRIGKDLKEFKIYKFRTMYADAEERLQEMLKDEKKREEYYNNFKLKDDPRITPIGKFLRESSLDEFPQFINVLKGEMSIVGPRPIVKKELELHYGYEIGKKVFQIKPGITGMWQSHGRSDVEDYEERIASDLYYIRNWSLWLDIVLLLQTIKYVLNRKGAY; the protein is encoded by the coding sequence ATGTTAAATATTTTTTTAATCACAGCCCAAATTTTATTTTATTTTTTCCTAAATTATATCTTTAATGTAGAAAATAATTTTATTATTTACACTTTTTTTATCTATTTCGTGTTAAATATTTTCAACGGGACTTACTCTTTAAATAATATTTTGGTCTGGGAAGACCTAAAAAAGCAACTTCAGCTTCACTCTGAATTTTTTGTTATAATAGTTATAACTGACTTTGTATTCTTAGGTTTTCAATATGTCTGGTTTTATCTATTTCTTAGTACTATATTTATTTTTTTCAATATCTTTTTCACCAATTTTATTAAAAATCATTTCTGGAAATACCTCAAGAAAAAAATATTGGTTATTGGTACTGGAATTACTGCAAAACACTTTGCCAAACTAATAAAAATTCATCACTCCTCTATGTACAAGCTTATAGGTTTTGTTCAAATAAGTGATCAGTGTGATGTGCCTGAAAGTCAGGTAGTTTGTAAATACAGTGAATTACTTGATTTTCTAAAAACTAACCCTATAGATCAGGTTATAGTTGCACTTCCTGGGACGGACCTAAAAGATTTAAACTGGAGAAAAATAAGCAATGACTTAGACGGGCATATCAAAAAATTGAAATTTATACCTGACAATAATGGAATATTCAACTTAAATTCTCAGATCCAGGATTATGACGGTTTGCTCCTTATAACCGCCACTCAGCAAATACATTCAAAGTTCAGAAATTTCATAAAACGAATTATGGATGTTTTATTAAGTCTTGGTGGAATCTTGATTCTAGGAATATTAATAGTTATTTTTTCTAAAAAAATTAAAAAAGATGGCGGTCCTCTTTTCTTTAAGCATACCAGGATAGGAAAAGACCTAAAGGAATTTAAAATATATAAATTTAGAACCATGTATGCCGATGCAGAAGAGAGACTCCAGGAGATGTTGAAAGACGAAAAGAAAAGAGAGGAATATTACAATAATTTCAAACTAAAAGATGATCCACGAATTACTCCAATTGGTAAATTCCTTCGGGAAAGCTCCCTAGATGAATTTCCACAATTTATAAATGTTTTAAAAGGTGAAATGAGCATTGTGGGGCCTAGACCAATTGTTAAAAAAGAACTCGAACTGCACTATGGTTATGAGATTGGAAAAAAAGTATTTCAAATAAAACCTGGGATAACAGGAATGTGGCAGTCCCACGGACGTTCAGATGTGGAAGACTATGAAGAGAGAATTGCATCAGACTTATATTATATACGGAACTGGTCTTTGTGGCTAGATATAGTCCTTTTACTTCAAACTATTAAGTATGTATTAAACCGAAAAGGAGCATATTAA
- a CDS encoding glycosyltransferase — MKDLAPIALFVYNRPKETAGLLESLKKNKLAKESLLFIFSDAPKSPEQAEKVKETRAILNKLSGFKNIEIFESRENNGLAHSVISGVSKIIDRYGKVIVLEDDLVLANDFLEYMNEALDLYEKNDSIWTVTGYGPPIEIDRNYKYDVYLSYRGCSWGWGTWKDRWEKHDWYLSDYHEFISSPNLVEKFKKGGSDLLEMLKLQKIGKLDSWAIRSCYSQARKNMYTVYPVKSKLQNIGFGETSTHCTSSGSKYKTELYENKLNLTDDLNLNDSITYEFKKYYDLDLIGKIGYFLKKHNLYKYFKWTKTYLRK, encoded by the coding sequence ATGAAAGATCTAGCTCCTATAGCTTTATTTGTATATAACCGCCCCAAGGAAACGGCTGGGCTTTTAGAATCTCTCAAAAAAAATAAACTTGCTAAAGAGAGTCTATTGTTTATTTTTTCAGATGCTCCAAAATCGCCAGAGCAAGCAGAAAAAGTAAAAGAAACAAGAGCTATACTCAATAAATTATCTGGATTTAAGAATATTGAAATTTTTGAGTCAAGGGAAAACAACGGACTTGCTCATTCTGTCATATCTGGTGTCAGTAAGATAATCGATCGATACGGAAAAGTTATAGTTTTAGAAGACGACCTTGTGCTAGCAAATGATTTTTTAGAATATATGAACGAGGCTCTGGATCTTTATGAAAAAAATGACTCAATATGGACAGTAACAGGATACGGCCCTCCTATTGAAATAGACAGAAATTACAAATACGATGTATATCTATCCTATAGAGGGTGTAGCTGGGGATGGGGTACCTGGAAAGATAGGTGGGAAAAACACGACTGGTATCTATCTGATTACCATGAGTTTATTTCTAGTCCCAATTTAGTTGAAAAATTTAAAAAAGGTGGTAGCGATCTTTTAGAAATGTTAAAACTACAAAAAATTGGAAAACTGGATTCTTGGGCAATAAGATCATGCTATTCTCAAGCCAGGAAAAATATGTACACAGTATATCCAGTAAAATCAAAACTTCAAAATATAGGTTTTGGTGAAACTTCAACTCACTGTACAAGTTCCGGATCTAAATATAAAACAGAACTCTACGAAAATAAACTAAATTTAACTGATGACCTCAATTTAAATGACAGTATTACTTACGAGTTCAAAAAATATTATGATTTGGATCTCATTGGAAAAATTGGTTATTTTTTAAAAAAACATAACCTTTACAAATATTTTAAATGGACTAAAACTTATCTTAGAAAATAA
- a CDS encoding glycosyltransferase family 4 protein: MKKILMIGPFPEPVHGMSMANDILFRGLCEKGYEMDHINTALLSKIQSTKDQKKISFEKFFIAIKHMAGELIKLFRNKYNLVYITPGHSFVGFMRYSPYMLSCIIKKTPYFLHSHGGQLGYTYNDVGPLKKKSMKFFIKKSKGGIVLGESLKWMFQEILPPEKIFICHNGVPNDVQSSKEEIEKKLNRDKGKLKLLYLSNLMEEKGILDLLNSLRYLEEKKIDFDLDLAGNIEKNLEKDVFELIEKHKDRVNYLGVVAGEEKRKLLLKSDIFLLPTYYPIEGQPISILEAMTNACAIITTNQGGIGDIFEKDINGIECIKKKPSSISTAIYNTEKKLRLFQKYNYEKAVNNYKAEDFVNRVDRIITSSVK, encoded by the coding sequence ATGAAAAAAATACTGATGATAGGACCCTTTCCTGAACCAGTCCATGGGATGAGTATGGCAAATGATATTCTTTTCCGTGGGCTATGTGAAAAGGGCTATGAAATGGACCATATAAATACCGCTTTACTTTCAAAAATTCAAAGTACAAAAGATCAAAAGAAAATATCCTTCGAAAAATTTTTTATTGCAATTAAACATATGGCAGGGGAACTTATAAAACTTTTCAGAAATAAATATAATTTAGTTTATATTACACCTGGTCACAGTTTTGTAGGTTTTATGAGATATTCCCCCTATATGTTGTCATGTATAATAAAAAAAACTCCTTACTTTCTACACAGTCACGGTGGACAGCTAGGCTATACCTATAACGATGTAGGTCCTCTTAAAAAAAAATCAATGAAATTTTTCATAAAAAAATCAAAGGGAGGAATTGTTTTAGGAGAAAGTTTGAAATGGATGTTTCAAGAGATCCTTCCACCAGAAAAGATTTTTATCTGTCATAACGGTGTACCAAACGATGTACAGTCATCAAAAGAAGAGATAGAAAAAAAATTAAACCGGGACAAGGGAAAGTTAAAACTCCTTTATCTCAGTAACCTTATGGAGGAAAAAGGGATCTTAGATCTTTTAAACTCTTTGAGATATCTAGAAGAAAAAAAAATTGACTTTGATTTAGATTTGGCCGGAAACATTGAAAAAAACCTTGAAAAAGATGTCTTTGAACTTATTGAAAAACATAAGGACAGAGTAAATTATCTTGGAGTAGTCGCTGGAGAAGAAAAAAGAAAATTACTTTTAAAAAGTGACATCTTTTTGCTGCCAACATACTATCCAATCGAAGGCCAGCCTATCTCTATACTAGAGGCCATGACAAATGCATGTGCCATAATAACAACAAACCAGGGAGGAATAGGAGATATCTTTGAAAAAGACATAAATGGAATAGAGTGCATCAAGAAAAAACCATCTTCGATTTCTACTGCCATTTATAATACAGAAAAAAAATTAAGATTATTTCAGAAATACAATTATGAAAAAGCAGTAAACAATTATAAAGCAGAGGATTTTGTAAACAGAGTAGACAGAATCATAACTTCTTCTGTTAAATAA